The proteins below are encoded in one region of Microbacterium pygmaeum:
- a CDS encoding methyltransferase family protein yields MSLPSPANLARLYFTAQAVAGAAWWVCVLTMPLVRTATLGSLHPGLVALLDIPLFVVASALAAVLPGRAVRIPSAIATVWTVLVTGLLAIYATVTGEAGWGVVLMAGASAGSVMALSLSTLGRIPTEWIIAGPFAFRVARSHRSPAAHLAVTLVQITVFWGIFLGVIPVILAMLEQRWGLAVTLPIAVPVTGAVLFVLASIPGLWSAVTFNLRGDGTPLPSAMPSRLVIAGPYRFIRNPMAVSGILQGVAVGLMLSSWLVVVYAIIGSLVWNYAVRPWEEADLLARFGDDYRRYRDRVRCWVPRLDAGRGPL; encoded by the coding sequence GTGAGCCTGCCGTCCCCCGCGAACCTGGCGCGGCTGTACTTCACCGCCCAGGCCGTCGCGGGAGCGGCATGGTGGGTGTGCGTCCTCACGATGCCCCTGGTGCGGACGGCGACGCTCGGCTCGTTGCATCCCGGACTCGTCGCCCTGCTCGACATACCGCTGTTCGTGGTCGCGTCCGCGCTGGCAGCGGTACTTCCCGGACGAGCAGTCCGCATTCCGAGCGCGATCGCCACGGTCTGGACCGTGCTCGTCACCGGCCTGCTCGCGATCTACGCGACCGTCACCGGCGAAGCGGGGTGGGGCGTGGTGCTGATGGCGGGAGCGTCCGCGGGTTCGGTGATGGCACTCAGTCTCAGCACGCTCGGACGCATTCCGACCGAGTGGATCATCGCGGGTCCGTTCGCCTTCCGGGTGGCGCGGTCGCACCGCTCGCCGGCTGCACACCTCGCGGTCACGCTCGTGCAGATCACCGTGTTCTGGGGAATCTTCCTCGGCGTCATCCCGGTCATCCTGGCCATGCTCGAGCAGCGGTGGGGCCTGGCGGTGACACTGCCGATTGCGGTCCCCGTGACGGGCGCCGTGCTGTTCGTGCTGGCCAGCATCCCGGGGCTGTGGTCGGCCGTCACCTTCAACCTGAGGGGTGACGGCACTCCCCTGCCCTCCGCGATGCCAAGCCGGCTGGTCATCGCCGGCCCCTACCGCTTCATCCGCAATCCGATGGCGGTATCCGGGATCCTCCAGGGCGTGGCTGTGGGGCTGATGCTGTCTTCCTGGCTCGTCGTCGTCTACGCCATCATCGGCTCGCTCGTCTGGAACTACGCCGTCCGGCCCTGGGAGGAAGCGGACCTCCTCGCGCGGTTCGGCGACGACTACCGTCGCTACCGCGATCGCGTGCGCTGCTGGGTGCCGCGGCTAGACGCCGGCCGGGGTCCACTCTGA
- a CDS encoding nuclear transport factor 2 family protein — protein sequence MTNVSELLAANLHDVFGNRDAAARRAAIERVYSDDVVFADPEETVHGWDAVETKAAALLADAPETFVFVEDGDRYAGTDIGALAWAFGPSGAPVARGIDVITVSRDRITSVRTFFVDAQK from the coding sequence ATGACGAACGTCTCTGAGCTGCTTGCCGCCAACCTCCACGACGTGTTCGGCAATCGCGATGCCGCGGCGAGGCGAGCGGCGATCGAGCGTGTGTATTCCGATGACGTCGTCTTCGCCGACCCGGAGGAGACCGTGCACGGGTGGGATGCCGTTGAGACGAAGGCCGCCGCGCTCCTGGCCGACGCGCCGGAGACCTTCGTGTTCGTCGAAGACGGTGACCGCTATGCCGGGACTGACATCGGTGCGCTCGCCTGGGCGTTCGGCCCATCCGGCGCCCCGGTGGCACGCGGCATCGACGTGATCACCGTCTCCCGCGATCGGATCACAAGCGTCCGGACCTTCTTCGTCGACGCACAGAAATAG
- a CDS encoding dihydrofolate reductase family protein, translating into MTDGTDPMRRLVYYVATTLDGFIASPDRTDPSGADFFAMTPDLLEHIVQHFPETLPAAARQALGVDGAAVVFDTVVEGRRSYQVGLDAGVADAYPHLRHVVFSRSMKTSPDSAVELVDSDPVEFVARLKEEPGMDIWLVGGGALAAALLPQIDRLVLKLNPSVIGSGVPLFDGPFAPNLFRPVEEVSLAGGVRVVTYDRR; encoded by the coding sequence GTGACGGACGGAACGGATCCCATGCGCAGGCTCGTCTACTACGTCGCCACCACGCTCGACGGGTTCATCGCGAGCCCGGACCGCACCGACCCGAGCGGAGCGGACTTCTTCGCGATGACGCCGGATCTCCTCGAGCACATCGTCCAGCATTTCCCCGAGACGCTGCCGGCTGCTGCTCGGCAGGCGCTCGGGGTCGACGGCGCAGCGGTCGTCTTCGACACCGTCGTGGAAGGTCGCCGGTCGTATCAGGTCGGCCTGGACGCCGGGGTCGCAGACGCGTACCCGCACCTCCGCCACGTCGTGTTCTCGAGGTCGATGAAGACGAGTCCCGACTCAGCCGTGGAGCTCGTGGATTCGGATCCGGTCGAGTTCGTCGCTCGGCTGAAGGAGGAGCCCGGCATGGACATCTGGCTGGTCGGCGGCGGTGCACTCGCGGCCGCGCTGCTGCCGCAGATCGACCGGCTGGTGCTCAAACTGAACCCCTCCGTCATCGGCTCGGGTGTTCCGCTGTTCGACGGACCGTTCGCGCCGAATCTGTTCCGTCCGGTCGAGGAGGTGTCGCTCGCCGGCGGCGTGCGAGTGGTGACCTACGACCGCCGGTGA
- a CDS encoding GNAT family N-acetyltransferase, with protein MILSTGATFEALEPWRADEFAAHLDRAREHIRPWVGPSFVSTDLAGARATLTRYAEATARDGGRIYGIWAEGVLIGGVMFVEFSAASGVCEIGCWSEPAGEGHGHIGAAVRELLRYAFEVRGLHRVEWRCRSDNERSIALAVRLGMTYEGTLREAWPIAGVFYDKAVYSLLSGEYA; from the coding sequence ATGATCCTCTCCACCGGCGCGACGTTCGAGGCGCTCGAGCCGTGGCGGGCGGACGAGTTCGCCGCGCACCTCGATCGTGCCCGCGAGCACATCCGTCCGTGGGTCGGACCCTCATTCGTCAGCACGGACCTCGCCGGCGCCCGCGCGACACTGACGCGTTACGCCGAAGCAACCGCCCGCGACGGTGGGCGGATCTACGGGATCTGGGCCGAGGGCGTGCTGATCGGTGGCGTCATGTTCGTCGAGTTCAGCGCTGCGAGCGGTGTATGCGAGATCGGATGCTGGTCGGAACCGGCCGGCGAGGGGCATGGGCACATCGGCGCCGCCGTGCGCGAGTTGCTGCGGTACGCGTTCGAGGTGCGAGGACTGCACCGCGTCGAGTGGCGGTGCCGCAGCGACAACGAGCGGAGCATCGCGCTGGCGGTTCGCCTGGGGATGACCTACGAGGGGACCCTCCGCGAGGCCTGGCCGATCGCCGGAGTGTTCTACGACAAGGCCGTGTACTCGCTTCTGTCGGGTGAGTACGCGTGA
- a CDS encoding uridine kinase family protein has translation MPAPDPLLHEIHTRTLAAAVPGVRLVGIDGPAGSGKSTLARQLSDRYGWPVIEIDDFFSWVSFTTWWPRFETDVITPLLEGRSIRYRVRDWIEDEFGEGLAGWKELRWAPVVIIEGVGATRAAITGTLACRVWVHAAASDRLERGVARDGESHRELWERYLQREDEFFAADGTRARADIRVDRSSHPDGPRR, from the coding sequence ATGCCTGCCCCCGACCCGCTGCTGCACGAGATCCACACCCGCACGTTGGCCGCCGCGGTGCCGGGCGTCCGCCTGGTGGGCATCGACGGGCCGGCGGGTTCGGGGAAGTCCACGCTGGCGCGGCAGCTGTCGGATCGGTACGGCTGGCCGGTCATCGAGATCGATGACTTCTTCTCATGGGTGAGCTTCACCACATGGTGGCCCCGCTTCGAGACCGACGTCATCACGCCGCTGCTGGAGGGACGGAGCATCCGCTATCGAGTACGCGATTGGATCGAGGACGAGTTCGGCGAGGGACTGGCGGGGTGGAAAGAGCTCCGCTGGGCTCCGGTCGTCATCATCGAGGGTGTGGGAGCGACGCGTGCGGCCATCACCGGCACGCTGGCATGCCGCGTATGGGTGCACGCCGCGGCATCCGATCGACTCGAACGCGGCGTCGCGCGAGATGGCGAATCGCACCGCGAGCTGTGGGAGCGATACCTGCAGCGCGAGGACGAGTTCTTCGCCGCGGACGGCACCAGAGCGCGCGCGGACATCCGAGTCGACCGGAGCTCGCACCCCGACGGACCACGCCGCTAG
- a CDS encoding alpha/beta fold hydrolase, with amino-acid sequence MAHHTLNLPDVDLVYDVHGPLPTADGRPPLMMIGQPMDASGFHAQVALFPDRTVVTYDPRGLGRSARKDGGVTNEPGIQAEDVHAIIEALGAGPVEMLASSGGAVTALALVTAHPDDVATLVAHEPPIDGVLPDADAVQQARNAYTQVYRDKGWGAGMAAFIAMTAWEGEVTDEYFAQPAPDPAAFGMPTEDDGSRDDPLLSDRSWAVVHYEPDIEALKAAPTRIVVAVGEESVKVYTGRTAIALAERLGQQATVFPSHHGGFMGGEFGYAGQPEAFAAKLREVLARP; translated from the coding sequence ATGGCGCACCACACCCTGAATCTCCCGGACGTCGATCTGGTCTACGACGTCCACGGACCGCTGCCGACCGCGGACGGGCGACCGCCGCTGATGATGATCGGCCAGCCGATGGACGCGAGCGGATTCCACGCCCAGGTCGCGCTGTTCCCGGATCGCACCGTTGTGACGTACGACCCGCGCGGCCTGGGGAGAAGCGCGCGCAAGGACGGCGGCGTGACGAACGAGCCGGGAATCCAGGCCGAGGACGTCCATGCGATCATCGAGGCGCTCGGCGCCGGTCCGGTGGAGATGCTGGCCAGCAGCGGCGGCGCGGTGACCGCCCTCGCCCTGGTCACCGCGCACCCGGACGACGTGGCGACCCTGGTCGCTCACGAGCCCCCGATCGACGGGGTGCTGCCGGATGCGGATGCCGTGCAGCAGGCGCGGAATGCCTACACCCAGGTCTACCGCGACAAGGGCTGGGGAGCCGGCATGGCCGCCTTCATCGCCATGACCGCGTGGGAGGGCGAGGTCACGGACGAGTACTTCGCCCAACCGGCGCCGGACCCAGCCGCGTTCGGGATGCCGACCGAGGACGACGGCTCACGGGACGACCCGCTGCTGTCGGACAGGTCCTGGGCGGTCGTGCACTACGAACCGGACATCGAGGCGTTGAAGGCGGCGCCGACGCGCATCGTGGTCGCCGTCGGTGAGGAGTCGGTGAAGGTGTACACCGGTCGGACAGCGATCGCCCTGGCCGAGCGGCTCGGCCAGCAGGCGACCGTCTTCCCCAGCCACCACGGCGGCTTCATGGGCGGCGAATTCGGCTACGCCGGCCAGCCGGAGGCGTTCGCTGCGAAGCTGCGCGAGGTGCTGGCCCGGCCGTAG
- a CDS encoding DoxX family protein, translating into MTASAIPSSTPARTIARWLLGGAMVFAGLSHLFWARKEFQAQVPDWTGRVMDKDGVVVASGVVEIMLGAALVALPRELSRVGAILAAFYVAIFPGNIEQYTKGKKGFGLDDGRSRLIRLFFQPVLVVGALWSTRTPKP; encoded by the coding sequence ATGACGGCATCGGCAATCCCCTCCTCCACGCCCGCCCGCACGATCGCCCGATGGCTACTCGGCGGTGCGATGGTCTTCGCCGGGCTCTCGCACCTGTTCTGGGCGCGGAAGGAATTCCAAGCGCAGGTGCCCGACTGGACGGGCAGAGTGATGGACAAGGACGGTGTCGTGGTCGCCTCGGGCGTCGTCGAGATCATGCTCGGTGCCGCGCTGGTCGCCCTGCCGCGCGAGCTCAGCCGAGTCGGGGCGATCCTCGCCGCCTTCTACGTCGCGATCTTCCCGGGCAACATCGAGCAGTACACGAAGGGCAAGAAGGGCTTCGGGCTCGACGACGGTCGGTCGCGACTGATCCGCCTGTTCTTCCAGCCCGTCCTCGTGGTCGGCGCGCTGTGGAGCACCCGCACCCCGAAGCCCTGA